A portion of the Mustelus asterias unplaced genomic scaffold, sMusAst1.hap1.1 HAP1_SCAFFOLD_116, whole genome shotgun sequence genome contains these proteins:
- the LOC144484573 gene encoding uncharacterized protein LOC144484573: MEGKSTVHSGETPYTCSVCGRGFSRSTGLSKHKCSHSIEKLWKCVDCGKEFNYPSQLETHQRSHTGERPFTCSECGKGFTLSWELMSHQHVHTDERPYRCCHCGTGFRQSYSRTAHQRIHTGERPFTCSECGKGFTRSSHLLRHQRTHTGERPFNCSKCGKGFRQSSELLTHERIHTGERPLTCCVRGKGFIQSSHLLIHQRVHSDKKPFKCSDCGKCFKMSHPCVHSEAEG, translated from the exons atggaaggaaaaagcaccgttcacagtggagagacaccatacacgtgttctgtgtgtggacgaggtttCAGCCGATCAACTGGCCTGTCAAAACATAAGTGCAGTCACTCCatagagaaactgtggaaatgtgtggactgtgggaaggaatttaattacccatcccagctggaaactcatcagcgcagtcacactggggagaggccgttcacctgctctgagtgtgggaagggattcactct TTCCTGGGAATTGAtgtcccatcaacatgttcacactgacgagagaccatacAGATGctgtcactgtgggactgggttcaggcaatcGTATAGCCGTActgcacatcagcgaattcacaccggggagaggccgttcacctgctctgagtgtgggaagggattcactcggtcatcccacctgctgagacatcaacgtactcacactggggagaggccattcaactgctccaaatgtgggaagggattcagacagTCATCTGAACTGTTGACACACGAACGcattcacacgggggagaggccaCTTACGTGCTGTgtgcgtgggaagggattcattcaatcATCCCATTTGCtgatacatcagcgagttcacagtgataaaaaaccttttaaatgctcagactgtgggaaatgcTTCAAAATGTCCCATCCATGTGTTCATagtgaggctgaggggtga